ATATGCTGTTGTAGGTTTCGCGGAATACCCGGTAAACGATGTTACCAATTCGCCCTATCTTTATGCAAGTCCCATGGAAGCTTTCGCGACAAAAGTTTTTGTCATAATAAAGTACATATCACTTTGCATCTTTCCATTACATCTGAGTACAGAATATGGCTATAATCAAATTCCCTATGTAGGAATTAGCAACGCTAAATTTATCATCTCAGCAATCATAATTTTCCTTTTGATTCTTATTGCAATAATCAGTTTCAAAAAAAGATCACTCATCTCCTTTTCAATCTTATTCTTCTTTGCAACACTTTCCATAGGAACAAATTTCCTGTTTGACCTGGGAGCTCCAATGGCAGAACGAATTTTATTCCAACCTTCATTAGCCTTCTGTTTACTTTTTGCCTTATTTATTATAAAAGTCCGGGAATTTTCCAGAGCAACTTCAACCACAGTACTATTCATAACGCTTATTCTATTCTCTGCCAAAACAATTGCCAGAAACCAGGAATGGAAAAATAATGAAACCCTCTTTTTAATTGATGTAAAAACTTCACCGAACAGTGCCAGGATCAACCTGTATGCGTGCGAACAATACATAATCAAAGCAAATAAATCTGAAGACCTGAAACTCAGAAATGAATTCCTTGACAAGGCTGAAGAGTACGCAAAAAGATCCCTGGAAATTCATAATAAATTCGCCTATACTTACTTGCGTTTAGGTCTGGTTTATTTTCACAAAGGAAATTATACCAGCGCTGCCGATGAATGGATGACCGCGTACAGGCTGGAACCAAAAAATCCCGAAACTATCAAATGGACGTCATATTTAAGTGATGTATTAGTCGGAGAAGCATCAAAAAATATGTACAAGGGAAATATTCAAGAAGCCATCATTCAATATGAAAAGTCAATAGATTTGAATCCCAAAAATGAACATGCTATATTGAGTCTTCAAAAAATACTTGAGGAAAAAAAAGACTCAGTTGACAGATGAAATTAAATTATCAGAAGAAAATCATGTATACAGAGTTCGCTAAAGTAAAAAGAAGGATAATTTAGTACAATTGTTTCCACAAGAATTGAAATACAAAAGGATGAAAAAATTTAAACTTACAACAGGTCAACAAGTCCTGATCCTTATCATACTTGCACTTGGATTAAACATCAACACCTTGTCTAATGAATATGCACTGGATGACGCGGTGGTATTGACAGGAAATTCATTGGTCCAAAAAGGCATCAAAGGAATTCCGGAAATCCTGAAGACTGAATTCTTTTTTGGTCTTGAAAAGAAAGATAGTGATTTATCCGGAGGGAGATACAGGCCTGTTGCTTTGGTCATTTTTGCAATAGAATATGAATTATTCGGAGTAAATCCCCTGATGAGTCATCTGATCAATATCCTCCTGTTTGCCTTCCTGATCGCTTTCCTTTTTATATTGTTGAAAAAGCACGTATTCAAAGAGCATCATGAGTACCTCGCCTTTTTTACCTGTCTCATTTTTGTCATTCACCCCATCCATACTGAAGTTATCGCGAACGTAAAAAGCAGAGATGAACTCATCGTATCGCTTTTGCTAATTGCTTCGTCTTTTACATTTATCCGTTATCTAAAAAATAAATCAATCCCATTGCTGTTATTGGGATTCCTGTGCTTCTTTCTTGCACTATTAACGCGGGAAAGTGCTGTACCATTCATTGCCATTGTTCCTTTGACAGCCTATTTTTTCTTTGGTCAATCAGTAAAGCAATCAGCTGTCTATGCAATTCCGCTCGTATTGATTTTTATAGCCTATATGGCGCTACGGATTGCAATTGTCGGTTTTCATTATGACACAGTAACTGACGTTCTCAACGCGCCATTTTATTATGCCACAAAAACGGAAGCATTTGCCACCAAAGTCTTTCTGCTGGTTAAGTACCTCGGCCTATTAATTTTCCCACATCCCCTTTCCTTTGATTATGGATTCAATCAGATCCCATACCTCTCCTTAGGTTCCGTAAAATTCATTTCATCTTTCATTTTGCTTGCAGGAATGATAGTTTATGCAATTCTGACTTTCAGGAAAAAATCAATGGCTTCATTTTGTATTTTGTTTTTCTTCATTAGTATATTCCTGTTTTCGAATTTTATCATTGATATCGGAGCACCACTTGCCGAACGTTTGTTATTCCAGCCTTCGCTTGCATTTTGCATAGCCATATCCTTGATCTATCTCAAAATATCTGAAAAAGCCGCTATACCGGGGACAGTGGTATTGGTAATTTTGTTGTCACTCGGGGCGATCAAAACCATTACAAGAAATGCCGACTGGAAAAATAATGACACATTGTTTCTCAAAGATGTAGAGACGGTGCCTAATAGTGTGAGAGCTAACTTGTATGCAGCTAGACAGCACATTCAGAAAGCGAAATCAGAACCTACTCAGGAAAAAAAGAATATTCAGTTCAGGAAAGCGCTGTATTACGATGAAAGAATCCTGGAAATTTATCCCCACTATCGTTTTATCTACGATGATCTGGGAATGGCTTATTTCGGGCTTTTGGACTATTTCAAGGCAGCAGACTACTGGAAGAAAGCCCAGATTCTTGATCCGACCAATGCGACTGCACAAAAGCGAAATGCGACACTTGGCGATATCCTGTACAATGAAGGGAACAGACAATTCAGAAATGGAAATCTCGACAGCGCGATTGTTTTTTACAGGAAATCAGTGGATATAAATGATAAAAATGTGGATGCATGGTACAATCTTGGAGGTTGTTATTTCCTGAAGAATGATACGAAAAATGGCATTGAAGCCTGGCAGGAAGTCAATGCTTTGTCACCAAATCATCCACTTGACAGAGATCAATTCCAGATGCCGACGAAAAAATAATTTTTTGAACTGAGATAATCTATTTTAAACGATCCCATTTGTACAATCCGCGGTGATGAAAAAAGTACTTGAGTGATACACTCAATACCCCCAAACCATATTTGACACTGCGCTTAAAATTGATGCTTGAAGCTTCTTTAAAATAACGTGTCGGACAGGTGATCTCTGCGATTTCAAATCGTTTGTGAAAAATCTGAGCAAGGACTTCGTTGTCAAAAACAAAATCATCCGAGTTACCATTGTAATCAATCGCTTTCAAAACTTTACTGTGATATGCCCTGAATCCGGTATGGTATTCACTAAGTTTTTGTCCCATCAGAATATTCTGCGACAAGGTGAGTAATCGATTCGCAAAGTACTTGTACTTCGGCATTCCTCCTTTCAATGCACCACCACCAAGGATTCTGGAACCGATTACAGCCGGATAAACACCATCCGCAATGACCGAAGCCATGGCCGTAATAAGTTTTGGAGTGTACTGATAATCCGGATGAAGCATGATCACAATATCCGCATGCAGGCGAAGCGCGGCATTGTAACAGGATTTCTGGTTGCCTCCATAACCCTTGTTCTTTTCATGCCTTATAACATGTTCTATACCAAGTCTTTGCGCTAATTCCGGAGTGTGATCAGAAGAATGATCATCCACTAGGATCACTTCGTCAACAATATCCCGGGGGATTTCTTTATAGGTCTGCTCCAGAGTCCTTTCTGCATTATAAGCCGGTAAGACAACAACAATTTTATGTTTGTGATACATAAAGCAACAACCTGATTATTTCAAAACGACTCCAATATACAAATTCAATTTCCCCCCTTTTATGACTTTCGTGGGATCATCCGGCAATAAATGTCATGCTTTTTTGGGGACGAGGGACAGAGGACGAGAGACGGGAATCGTGAGTCGGGATTCACCACTAACCACTAAGCACTAACCACTAAGCACTAACCACTAAGCACTAACCACTAACCACTAAGCACTAAGCACTAACCACTAAGCACTAACCACTAAACACTAACCACTAAAAACTACCCACCAATCGCGCCACTCACAAAGTACATATCAATCTCCCCTTTGTTCTTTGCTTTCACTTTACCTCTGTGTTCGCAATGAAATTTGTCTTTGATCAGCTCATAAGTAGTACCGCTGATATTTACTTTCCCGATTTCACCTGAGGATTCCATTCGAGAGGCTGTGTTTACAGTATCTCCCCAAATATCGTATGCGAATTTTTTAATTCCGACAATACCGGCAACCACAGGTCCGGTGTGAACACCACATCTCAATTCAAAGAAAGGCTGGCCTTTGGCGATTCTCTCATTTTTATTTCGCTCTATAAATTCTACCATTTCCAGTCCGGCCTGAACAACATCTACAGGATGAGTTGAATTCGAGACGGGCAATCCTCCCGCGCACATGTAAGCATCACCGATGGTTTTAATTTTTTCAATACCATGCTTTGTAATGATCTTATCAAACTCACAGTAGCAGTGATTAATTTCTTCAACCAATTCTTCCGGTGACAATTTCTCAGAAGCCTGTGTGAAATTTTTGAAATCTGTAAAGAGCACACTTACGGAATCAAAACTTTTCGCTTTTGCAGTTCCAGTCGTTTTCAATTCTTCAGCAGTTTCTTCAGGCAAAATGTTCAACAGAAGTTCATCACTTCTCTTTTTTTCCTTGGAGATACGGTTACGTTGCGAGAAGAATACTCCTGCAAACAATAGGACAATCGCGAATCCTCCCATGAAACTATTCCGGACAAGTTTTTGCCGGTTAATCTCCTGCTCTTTCAGCTCCTGATCCTTGGTCAACAGTTTGATCTTGGATTCTTTCTTGTCCAGATCATAGGTAAATTGCAAGGTCCCGAGTTTTTTATCTGAGTCAATATCATACAATAAATCTTTGATACGGATCAGCATGGTCTGATACTTATATGCATTCTTATAGTCATTCAGCTCCGCATACACCGCTGAAATTCCCTCGTAAATTTCCTTCTGTTCCTTGTTCGCATCTGTTTCCGCTGCAATGGCCTCCGCTTCCTTAAACGATGAAAGAGCAAGTTGAATATCCTGCTTTTCAAAATAGGTCTGTGCCATACGCAGCAAAGAAATCATCATATCATTTTTGGCACCGAGTTCTTTGGAAATTTTATATGCTTCCTGCTGGTATTGGATAGCCTTAGAAAAATCATCTTCCGCGAGGTAGACGCGACCAATATAATTCAGAGCGTAAGGCAGATTCTCTGTTCCCTGGTACGCAACAACGGATTTCTTGAAATAAAACAAAGCTGAATCAAGATCTCTTTGCTTATTCTCTTCATTCTTTTCTATTTCATATTTTTTATAAAAAACCTCACCAATGTTTACAGTAGTAGTACCTACCAGATCCGTATTTTTGATCGCTTCACTCAAAGGATAGGCCCTGCGGAGGTAATCCAGTGCTTTATCATAGGTAGATTTCTTATCGGTATACACTGCTCCGATATTGATGAGCATCGTAATCACCCTGTCAGAATCACCAATTTCCTCTGCCAGCTTGAGTGATTTCAGATAAAAATCAATGGCCTTATCCTGTACTCCCTGATTGTACCAGATATTACCAATGTTGCCAAGCATACTGGCCTTACCCTTTTTATCTCCAATCGAATCCAGCATATTCAACGACTGCTCGTAATAAGGCATCGCATCGAGATAGGATGCCTGGATAAAATAGCCTACCCCAGTCCATTTGTAAGCATAAGCCAAACCTCTTTTGAACCCAAGCTTGGTAGCAAGTTCGATCGCTTCTTTTCCATAACGGACAGCTTCTTCCGGCTTTTCGGTACGACTGAGTCTGCTTAGTTCAATAAGAGTATTCACCTTTAATGTGTCCTCAGCGGAACCCTGCAGCACACTTTTCAGGCTGTCAATCTTTGCATCCTGGGAAAAACTTATAAAAGTTTTCAGGAACAGAATGAGAAAGACTGTACTTCTACAAAAATTCATAAAGGTTGATTGAATGAATAGGTTAAAAGTACAAATATTTTAGTGTCTGAGAACTCATCCGGTATCCAATTATACAAAAACCGGCATTTCATTAACCTCATTAAAAAAAAACGAGCTGTCACCGGGTTTGGCAACAGCTCGTTTTTCTGAAAAATTAGTTTTTATTCGACAGTAATCCGGATTGTTTTGATTTCACCGGCCTTCTCTACACTCAGGAAGTAAATTCCTTTTGAGAAGCCTGTAAGATCAAATTCTTTCAGGTTATTACCCTCAACAACCGGACTGATTTCATTCAGCATTACATCTCCCAGAAGATTGGTGATGCGATATACATACTTGTCGGCAGCCGGTGAAGTAAATGAAAGATTCAGTTTACCAGCTGTTGGATTTGGATATGCACTCATTTCATCAAGTGAAACTTCCTGTTCTCCTTCAAGGGTACGACAACTCAAATTCACTGAAATCACTTTTGAAGTTGTAACCGATGAACCACAAGAGTTATTTGCTTTCACAGTCAAAGTTACTGAAGTAGAAGTAGAAGACGTGAATCTCACATTTACCGATGCTCCAGTTGCAGTGCCGACAAACGTTGCGCCACCTGAAACTGTCCATGTATACGAAGTTGCTCCGGTTACAGCGGCTACAGAATACGGTACTGATGTTTGTGTCTTGCACACTGAAGCCGACCCGCTGATTGTTCCGGGCTGTGCTGTTCTGGCTGAAACAGCAAGAGAAGTTACAGCGCTGGATCCGCAACAGTTATTTGCTTTTACAGTAATAGTACCTGTATTGGTGAAGCTGTTTCCATAAGTAACTTTAATGGAAGTACCATAGTTATTTGTAATTGTTGCTCCGGATGGAACTGTCCATGTATAAGATGCAGCCCCGGGCACGGCAGCGATGGAATAAACCTGTCCGGATTTTTTACAAAGATTAGTGACCGGACCGGAAATTGCTCCCGGTGCATTTGGTTTGGATTGAACCGACCAGCTTGCTACAGGACTATTACCACAAGCATTCGTTGCATATACTGTGACTACACCGGAAACAAATCCGGATGGGAAAGTTATTTCCAGTTCCGGATGACCGCCTACAGGACCACAATTGTTATAGTAAGCCTGTGTTGTAGTAAGTGGGTTACCGGAATGACCGCATTCATCATTGATGATCGCGCCCGGAGGTGCTGTCCATGTGTATGAAGTTACATTGGATACCGAATCCAACTCGAAGTCGTAAGTACTTCCGCCACAAACTCCGTAAGAAGGATTGTCGCTGCCATAACCATCCCAGTCATTGAATACAGGAATAGCAGGAACAGAGCCGGAAAGTCCGACTGTTGCAATTGCGGTTCCAGTACAACCTTTTGAATCAGTAATCACTACAGTATATGTACCTGCCGCTTTACCTGTTGCGGTTTGAGTTGTGTTT
Above is a window of Bacteroidota bacterium DNA encoding:
- a CDS encoding glycosyltransferase family 2 protein, encoding MYHKHKIVVVLPAYNAERTLEQTYKEIPRDIVDEVILVDDHSSDHTPELAQRLGIEHVIRHEKNKGYGGNQKSCYNAALRLHADIVIMLHPDYQYTPKLITAMASVIADGVYPAVIGSRILGGGALKGGMPKYKYFANRLLTLSQNILMGQKLSEYHTGFRAYHSKVLKAIDYNGNSDDFVFDNEVLAQIFHKRFEIAEITCPTRYFKEASSINFKRSVKYGLGVLSVSLKYFFHHRGLYKWDRLK
- a CDS encoding DUF1736 domain-containing protein, with the protein product MKKFKLTTGQQVLILIILALGLNINTLSNEYALDDAVVLTGNSLVQKGIKGIPEILKTEFFFGLEKKDSDLSGGRYRPVALVIFAIEYELFGVNPLMSHLINILLFAFLIAFLFILLKKHVFKEHHEYLAFFTCLIFVIHPIHTEVIANVKSRDELIVSLLLIASSFTFIRYLKNKSIPLLLLGFLCFFLALLTRESAVPFIAIVPLTAYFFFGQSVKQSAVYAIPLVLIFIAYMALRIAIVGFHYDTVTDVLNAPFYYATKTEAFATKVFLLVKYLGLLIFPHPLSFDYGFNQIPYLSLGSVKFISSFILLAGMIVYAILTFRKKSMASFCILFFFISIFLFSNFIIDIGAPLAERLLFQPSLAFCIAISLIYLKISEKAAIPGTVVLVILLSLGAIKTITRNADWKNNDTLFLKDVETVPNSVRANLYAARQHIQKAKSEPTQEKKNIQFRKALYYDERILEIYPHYRFIYDDLGMAYFGLLDYFKAADYWKKAQILDPTNATAQKRNATLGDILYNEGNRQFRNGNLDSAIVFYRKSVDINDKNVDAWYNLGGCYFLKNDTKNGIEAWQEVNALSPNHPLDRDQFQMPTKK
- a CDS encoding glycosyltransferase family 39 protein, whose product is MISSGTFNLSNKFKLISLILFSLTLNINTLFHDYALDDIVVLTENKFVKEGIKGIPKILQTDYIAGYSSEANILAGARYRPLSLISFALEYQFFGANPMISHVINIILFTLLILLLYKLFDSHLFPKREDSLVFFTVLLFIAHPVHTEVIANVKSRDEILVFLFSIGAFLLSFRYLETKRPAFLVLSLAAFFLALLTKETALTFILTLPLIIYFFSKNSVSESIRHTIPYLLVFSAYMLLRYAVVGFAEYPVNDVTNSPYLYASPMEAFATKVFVIIKYISLCIFPLHLSTEYGYNQIPYVGISNAKFIISAIIIFLLILIAIISFKKRSLISFSILFFFATLSIGTNFLFDLGAPMAERILFQPSLAFCLLFALFIIKVREFSRATSTTVLFITLILFSAKTIARNQEWKNNETLFLIDVKTSPNSARINLYACEQYIIKANKSEDLKLRNEFLDKAEEYAKRSLEIHNKFAYTYLRLGLVYFHKGNYTSAADEWMTAYRLEPKNPETIKWTSYLSDVLVGEASKNMYKGNIQEAIIQYEKSIDLNPKNEHAILSLQKILEEKKDSVDR
- a CDS encoding tetratricopeptide repeat protein yields the protein MNFCRSTVFLILFLKTFISFSQDAKIDSLKSVLQGSAEDTLKVNTLIELSRLSRTEKPEEAVRYGKEAIELATKLGFKRGLAYAYKWTGVGYFIQASYLDAMPYYEQSLNMLDSIGDKKGKASMLGNIGNIWYNQGVQDKAIDFYLKSLKLAEEIGDSDRVITMLINIGAVYTDKKSTYDKALDYLRRAYPLSEAIKNTDLVGTTTVNIGEVFYKKYEIEKNEENKQRDLDSALFYFKKSVVAYQGTENLPYALNYIGRVYLAEDDFSKAIQYQQEAYKISKELGAKNDMMISLLRMAQTYFEKQDIQLALSSFKEAEAIAAETDANKEQKEIYEGISAVYAELNDYKNAYKYQTMLIRIKDLLYDIDSDKKLGTLQFTYDLDKKESKIKLLTKDQELKEQEINRQKLVRNSFMGGFAIVLLFAGVFFSQRNRISKEKKRSDELLLNILPEETAEELKTTGTAKAKSFDSVSVLFTDFKNFTQASEKLSPEELVEEINHCYCEFDKIITKHGIEKIKTIGDAYMCAGGLPVSNSTHPVDVVQAGLEMVEFIERNKNERIAKGQPFFELRCGVHTGPVVAGIVGIKKFAYDIWGDTVNTASRMESSGEIGKVNISGTTYELIKDKFHCEHRGKVKAKNKGEIDMYFVSGAIGG